In the Drosophila takahashii strain IR98-3 E-12201 chromosome 3R, DtakHiC1v2, whole genome shotgun sequence genome, one interval contains:
- the LOC108057071 gene encoding uncharacterized protein, producing the protein MDSSAVVPLAQGRPMPPEELAMQALTKQLYKSRLFRGHYLERCFVEQVGGYRDVVVLQRSERELEKLLHASAGQLKRFYQRFVPNMWVGITCGSFGSYQHTAHPGQLETCLWTETSDLAFGEYWFSIKTLRFRDQEVQFKLKMVRPVEPEALVTPRRSVSVNRSSPAGDSVSSKTDELAEQVQLGLNDFLLVLQQWGDGVKRTVYDFMANDVNKRNIWGTIRFLGLLIFSALGGAVLALRFLGVFAVRFLFELSRFTHTATPIVFKLIEFLNKIVGAFFILLTMIWKDIVNRGQPVALPKQQQQLEASSRFRSIQYERTEPHRRTPRF; encoded by the coding sequence ATGGACTCCAGTGCGGTGGTGCCACTGGCTCAGGGACGCCCCATGCCGCCCGAGGAACTGGCCATGCAGGCGCTCACCAAGCAGCTGTACAAATCCCGCCTCTTCCGCGGTCACTACCTGGAGCGGTGCTTCGTGGAGCAGGTGGGCGGCTACCGGGACGTGGTGGTCCTCCAGCGGAGCGAGCGGGAGCTGGAGAAGCTCCTCCACGCGAGTGCCGGCCAGCTGAAGCGATTCTATCAACGCTTCGTGCCCAACATGTGGGTGGGCATCACCTGCGGCAGTTTCGGCAGCTACCAGCACACCGCGCATCCTGGCCAGCTGGAGACCTGCCTCTGGACGGAGACCAGTGACCTGGCCTTCGGGGAGTACTGGTTCAGCATCAAGACGCTGCGCTTCCGGGACCAGGAGGTCCAGTTCAAGCTGAAGATGGTGCGACCCGTGGAACCGGAGGCTTTAGTGACTCCAAGGAGGTCGGTTTCAGTTAACCGGAGTAGCCCCGCTGGCGATAGCGTCTCCTCCAAGACGGATGAACTGGCGGAGCAGGTGCAGCTGGGCCTCAACGATTTCCTGCTCGTGCTGCAGCAGTGGGGCGATGGAGTCAAGCGGACGGTGTACGATTTCATGGCCAACGATGTGAACAAGCGGAACATTTGGGGCACCATTCGATTTCTGGGCCTGCTCATCTTCTCCGCTCTGGGTGGAGCCGTGCTAGCCCTGCGCTTCCTGGGCGTCTTCGCCGTGCGCTTCCTGTTCGAGCTGAGCCGATTCACCCACACCGCCACGCCGATAGTCTTTAAGCTAATTGAGTTTCTGAACAAGATTGTGGGCGCCTTCTTCATACTGTTGACCATGATTTGGAAGGACATTGTCAATCGGGGCCAGCCGGTGGCGCTaccgaagcagcagcagcagctggaggcGAGCAGCCGCTTTAGAAGCATCCAGTACGAACGAACCGAACCGCACAGACGAACCCCACGCTTTTGA
- the LOC108057072 gene encoding zinc finger CCHC domain-containing protein 10 — translation MTLVGLAARKLAQKKRSAKLAADFPNGIRCQKCLQIGHWSYECKEKRKFVHRSSRTKQLSKHLAQKEAEAPKNEVAEQLEAAPAGGKKVRRKRKPSRSSSSSSSSSDSSESSSESDSSSGSESSSSSSDSDDDEEGSSSGSSGSGSSSSSDSSEDQRQGAPQKKKKRAESSAESSDDQE, via the exons ATGACTTTGGTGGGCCTAGCAGCCCGCAAATTGGCGCAGAAGAAGAG ATCGGCGAAGCTGGCAGCCGACTTTCCCAACGGCATCCGGTGCCAGAAGTGCCTGCAGATCGGCCACTGGAGCTACGAGTGCAAGGAGAAGCGGAAGTTCGTCCACCGCAGCTCGCGCACCAAGCAGCTGAGCAAGCATTTGGCCCAAAAGGAGGCGGAGGCGCCCAAGAACGAGGTGGCGGAGCAGCTGGAGGCGGCGCCAGCGGGCGGCAAGAAGGTGCGTCGCAAGCGGAAGCCCAGCaggagctcctcctcctcctcctcgtcgtcggacAGCTCAGAGAGCAGCAGTGAATCGGATTCCTCCTCCGGTTCGGAATCCAGCAGCTCCAGTTCAGATtcggacgacgacgaggagggcAGCTCCTCGGGCTCCAGCGGCagtggctcctcctcctcctccgacaGCAGCGAGGATCAGAGGCAGGGAGCGCcccagaagaagaaaaagcggGCAGAGAGCTCAGCGGAGTCTTCCGACGATCAGGAGTGA
- the LOC108057073 gene encoding uncharacterized protein: MLQSNRVLQKEQAELFSIQKKLERVLPVIQEALNSLKVEELHLKSQVVGMQKTTTECTPPIDPLLIEQPQATNSSALDTQEINSQQIDLELFSQLRQFDEEIDSD; encoded by the exons ATGCTGCAATCAAATCGTGTCCTGCAAAAAGAGCAGGCTGAACTGTTTTCCATTCAAAAGAAACTGGAGCGAGTCCTGCCCGTCATCCAGGAGGCCTTAAATTCGCTAAAG GTGGAGGAACTGCATCTCAAGTCGCAGGTGGTGGGAATGCAGAAGACCACAACGGAATGCACTCCACCCATAGATCCCCTCCTCATAGAGCAGCCCCAGGCCACGAACTCATCTGCCCTGGACACTCAAGAGATTAATAGCCAGCAAATAGATCTGGAACTGTTTAGCCAACTGAGGCAGTTCGATGAGGAAATCGATTCGGACTAA